One Kallotenue papyrolyticum genomic window carries:
- the cmr6 gene encoding type III-B CRISPR module RAMP protein Cmr6, translating into MTSFSGRRRVFDELRLDQPEARHSIHAGLWFDRFLDARADTEAKRNLVRQTAEIGVAPVYRQFFQRYRAALEQQPGVRLAYAEVQGRMIVGIGNERVAEIGITLHHTYGVPYIPGSALKGMAAAYARGWLDGFAAPTAAPESEPVLTPYTVLFGAQDSMGYITFFDALYIPGSAKNDQPLAPDVITVHHPDYYVGDNPAPPADWDNPNPVPFLTATGRYLVALAGPELWVDTALSIVGMALRDIGIGAKTAAGYGRMQLLDMEGQPIRLPAARGSAQTAATSPATTAAPSEPPEVTRLRKEMTRVRSGELPNLVPRLESLAVDAQTKRALAEQIAARVRELKMTTEGKDWYQRLQRLLEE; encoded by the coding sequence ATGACCAGCTTTTCTGGGCGTCGCCGCGTGTTTGACGAGCTGCGCTTGGATCAACCCGAGGCGCGGCACTCGATCCACGCCGGATTGTGGTTCGACCGCTTTCTGGACGCGCGCGCCGATACCGAGGCCAAACGCAATCTGGTGCGCCAGACCGCGGAGATCGGTGTCGCGCCGGTGTATCGGCAGTTTTTCCAACGCTATCGCGCTGCGTTGGAGCAGCAACCGGGAGTGCGCCTGGCCTACGCCGAGGTGCAGGGCCGCATGATCGTCGGCATCGGCAACGAGCGCGTCGCCGAGATCGGCATCACGCTGCACCATACCTATGGCGTGCCCTACATACCTGGCAGTGCGCTCAAGGGCATGGCCGCGGCCTATGCGCGCGGATGGCTCGACGGCTTTGCAGCGCCCACTGCGGCGCCGGAGAGTGAGCCGGTGTTGACACCCTACACTGTGCTCTTCGGCGCGCAGGACAGCATGGGCTACATCACCTTTTTCGATGCTCTCTACATACCGGGCTCGGCCAAGAACGATCAGCCGCTGGCGCCGGATGTGATCACCGTGCACCATCCCGACTACTACGTCGGTGATAATCCCGCGCCGCCGGCCGATTGGGACAACCCGAACCCGGTGCCGTTTCTGACCGCGACCGGCAGATACCTGGTGGCGCTCGCCGGTCCTGAACTGTGGGTCGATACCGCGCTGTCGATCGTCGGCATGGCGCTGCGCGACATCGGCATCGGCGCCAAGACGGCGGCGGGCTATGGCCGCATGCAGCTGCTCGACATGGAGGGGCAGCCGATCCGGCTGCCCGCTGCGCGCGGTAGCGCGCAGACCGCCGCGACGTCGCCGGCCACGACGGCTGCGCCATCCGAGCCGCCCGAAGTCACAAGGCTGCGCAAAGAAATGACGCGCGTGCGCTCCGGCGAGCTGCCCAACCTCGTGCCTCGGCTGGAGAGCCTCGCTGTTGATGCCCAGACCAAACGGGCACTGGCCGAGCAAATAGCGGCCAGAGTGCGCGAGCTCAAAATGACGACCGAGGGCAAAGATTGGTATCAGCGTCTGCAGCGTTTGCTTGAGGAGTAA
- the cmr5 gene encoding type III-B CRISPR module-associated protein Cmr5 has protein sequence MQTREQYFANIVFALVEARRQRYANQQAAINKYGAMAHKLPVLIRAAGLAQALEFVATRPDQQKDLLDDLQKALDHEDLRKASREASLTEYMLLTEQALAALLWFKRYAESVLNVTSAAEDQV, from the coding sequence ATGCAAACGCGTGAGCAGTACTTCGCCAACATAGTCTTTGCGCTGGTCGAAGCGCGGCGCCAACGCTATGCCAACCAGCAGGCGGCGATCAACAAGTACGGCGCGATGGCGCATAAGCTGCCGGTGCTGATCCGCGCCGCCGGCCTGGCGCAGGCGCTGGAGTTCGTAGCAACGCGTCCCGACCAGCAGAAAGACCTGCTCGACGATCTACAAAAGGCGCTCGATCATGAGGATTTGCGCAAGGCCAGCCGCGAAGCATCGCTGACCGAGTACATGCTGCTGACCGAGCAGGCGCTGGCCGCGCTGCTGTGGTTCAAGCGCTACGCCGAGTCGGTGCTCAACGTCACATCAGCCGCCGAGGACCAAGTATGA
- the cmr4 gene encoding type III-B CRISPR module RAMP protein Cmr4, with product MNTPYLYFIHALSPLHAGTGQGSGVIDLPIAREKATGIPYLPGSSVKGVLRDRSNGNQLTTALFGPPTENASEHAGSLQVADARLLLLPVRALRGTFAWVTSPYALSRFARDAAEAGFQGMPAVPSLKDEQCDVTKDTALQVTWNRQGQAVTRVVLEDLDLQPRSAQAAGWAEWLSTRIFSPDDREWPAMLAPRLCIVSDDVFSFLLTTAIEVIARNRLNENKTVAKGALWYEEALPAESVLYGLMALTPPDRLRGKQAELESHLHSLAQGVMQFGGKATVGRGLCRVRLLHGRNVHANA from the coding sequence ATGAATACGCCGTATCTCTACTTCATCCACGCGCTCTCACCGCTGCACGCCGGCACCGGCCAGGGCTCCGGCGTGATCGACCTGCCGATCGCGCGCGAGAAGGCGACGGGCATCCCCTATCTGCCCGGTTCGTCGGTCAAGGGCGTGTTGCGCGACCGTTCCAACGGCAACCAGCTCACCACTGCGCTCTTCGGCCCGCCGACCGAGAACGCCAGCGAACATGCCGGCTCGCTCCAAGTGGCCGATGCGCGTCTCCTGCTGCTGCCGGTGCGCGCGCTGCGCGGCACCTTCGCCTGGGTTACCTCGCCTTATGCGCTGAGCCGCTTTGCGCGGGATGCCGCCGAGGCCGGCTTCCAGGGCATGCCTGCCGTCCCATCGCTCAAGGATGAGCAGTGCGACGTCACCAAAGACACGGCGCTGCAGGTCACGTGGAACCGGCAAGGCCAAGCGGTGACGCGAGTGGTCCTGGAAGATCTCGACCTCCAGCCGCGGTCGGCACAGGCCGCCGGCTGGGCGGAGTGGCTCAGCACGCGCATCTTTTCGCCGGACGACCGGGAATGGCCAGCTATGCTCGCGCCGCGCCTGTGCATCGTCAGCGACGACGTCTTCTCCTTCCTGCTCACGACGGCGATCGAGGTCATCGCGCGCAACCGCCTGAACGAGAACAAAACCGTGGCCAAGGGCGCACTCTGGTATGAGGAAGCGCTGCCCGCCGAAAGCGTGCTGTACGGCCTGATGGCGCTCACGCCGCCCGACAGGCTACGCGGCAAGCAGGCCGAGCTGGAGAGCCATCTGCATAGCCTTGCCCAGGGTGTGATGCAGTTCGGTGGCAAAGCAACGGTGGGGCGTGGCCTGTGCCGGGTGCGCTTGCTGCATGGGAGGAATGTCCATGCAAACGCGTGA
- the cmr1 gene encoding type III-B CRISPR module RAMP protein Cmr1, with the protein MTRRQPGAPPEITLRADRADKVVTQVRSYEVITALFGGGVEPASPDPITVVRASEVRGQLRFWWRATRGGQFRGDLNALRAAEEAIWGGPAREEQGKSVGGQSQVQVVITDWRSGTPDIPFEIKNKRPQPRQNSVVPAYAAFPLQPERAAIEARTPIKPVLTGVRFTLAISFPRQYEEDVAAALWAWETFGGIGARTRRGFGALRLLSVDGQAPRDLPPADRKRFSEWLNTKLKHHITGEAWPADVPHLVRGLRFVALPGSNAFDIWKDLIGELQKFRQQRQAKGHTSNKYGHSDWPEPNTIRSFFRQPPRGPYAQRMIRAFPRAALGLPIVFHMYHDPGLDATLEGPDAKRSRLASPLILKPVACSDGKTIGLAAILEGVRPPQSVVLKRGTSEQKPVEVEVSEAEAQRIPPLDGNPDVLQAFLDRLRKDSTSSGNRSRR; encoded by the coding sequence ATGACACGCCGACAACCGGGAGCACCGCCTGAGATCACGCTGCGAGCCGACAGGGCGGACAAGGTGGTGACTCAGGTGCGCAGCTATGAAGTGATCACCGCGCTGTTTGGCGGTGGCGTCGAGCCGGCGAGCCCCGACCCGATCACGGTGGTGCGCGCCAGCGAGGTGCGGGGGCAGCTCCGCTTCTGGTGGCGCGCAACGCGCGGCGGCCAGTTCAGAGGCGATCTGAACGCCCTGCGCGCGGCCGAGGAGGCGATCTGGGGCGGCCCGGCGCGCGAGGAGCAGGGGAAGTCTGTCGGTGGCCAGTCGCAGGTGCAGGTAGTCATCACCGATTGGCGCAGCGGTACTCCAGATATCCCGTTTGAGATCAAAAACAAGCGTCCTCAACCACGCCAAAACTCAGTTGTACCTGCATATGCCGCCTTTCCCTTGCAACCGGAGCGCGCGGCGATCGAGGCACGGACGCCGATCAAGCCGGTACTCACCGGCGTGCGCTTCACGCTGGCGATCAGCTTTCCGCGCCAATACGAGGAGGATGTTGCCGCGGCGCTGTGGGCCTGGGAGACCTTCGGCGGCATCGGCGCGCGCACGCGGCGTGGGTTTGGGGCCCTGCGCCTGCTCAGCGTCGATGGACAGGCACCGCGAGATCTACCACCAGCCGACCGAAAGCGATTCAGCGAATGGTTGAATACCAAACTCAAACATCACATAACCGGCGAAGCATGGCCGGCGGATGTGCCCCATCTGGTCCGTGGACTGCGCTTCGTTGCGCTACCGGGGAGCAATGCCTTCGATATCTGGAAGGACCTGATCGGTGAATTGCAAAAGTTCCGGCAGCAACGGCAAGCGAAAGGTCATACGTCGAACAAATACGGTCACAGCGATTGGCCGGAGCCCAACACGATCCGTAGCTTTTTCCGCCAGCCGCCACGTGGTCCATACGCACAGCGTATGATCAGAGCTTTTCCGCGCGCAGCCTTGGGCCTGCCGATCGTGTTCCATATGTACCATGATCCAGGGCTAGACGCGACGCTAGAAGGTCCGGATGCCAAACGCTCGCGCCTTGCCAGTCCGCTGATCCTCAAGCCGGTGGCCTGCAGCGATGGTAAGACCATCGGCCTGGCCGCCATTCTTGAGGGGGTGCGCCCGCCGCAGTCGGTTGTGCTCAAGCGTGGCACGTCTGAGCAGAAACCGGTGGAGGTGGAGGTGAGCGAAGCCGAGGCCCAGCGCATTCCACCCTTGGATGGCAATCCGGATGTGCTGCAAGCCTTTCTCGATCGTCTGCGTAAAGATTCGACGTCCTCTGGGAACAGATCGCGGAGGTAA
- a CDS encoding type III-B CRISPR module-associated Cmr3 family protein: MTVWIIEPRDPLIVRDGRPFGPDPGARARSLPFPFPSTIAGALRHKAGLTASGAFDAERARPEHPDSVLKVGVRGPLLVALNAADQVIECFAPAPADALLLRGDADEAKMQCVRLLPLQPPEGSVYRQPAGREPCLVGPRRAVQAKPSEHAPRFWRWSVFERWLIEPDEGPCAPATLGLSQLPSESRMHVSINPASQTAEEGRLFQTIGLEFTGPERERLALAVESDGVFAHWRGGLAPIGGERRLATWRPQPWTLPRCPDGLRQRIMRERACRLILLTPAFFAQGYRPTELLNEREGVRPQLVAAAVPRPQVVSGWDLRIDRPKPSRRLAAAGSVYFLKLAADSDAAIGRWIDAIWMQNVSDDAQACRDGFGLAALGTWDGQPLPMEVQA; encoded by the coding sequence ATGACGGTATGGATCATCGAGCCCCGCGATCCGCTGATCGTGCGCGATGGACGACCGTTTGGTCCCGATCCGGGCGCGCGCGCTCGTTCGCTGCCCTTTCCGTTTCCCTCGACCATCGCCGGTGCGCTGCGCCACAAGGCCGGTTTAACGGCGAGCGGCGCGTTCGATGCGGAGCGCGCCAGGCCCGAACATCCTGACAGCGTATTGAAGGTCGGCGTGCGCGGTCCGTTGCTGGTGGCGCTCAATGCGGCGGACCAGGTGATCGAATGCTTCGCGCCCGCGCCCGCGGATGCACTGCTGCTGCGTGGGGATGCTGATGAGGCCAAGATGCAATGCGTACGCTTGCTGCCGTTGCAACCGCCCGAGGGCAGCGTCTATCGTCAGCCGGCGGGTCGTGAACCCTGTTTGGTTGGCCCGCGCAGGGCGGTGCAGGCCAAGCCAAGTGAGCACGCGCCGCGCTTCTGGCGCTGGAGTGTCTTTGAGCGCTGGTTGATCGAGCCCGACGAAGGCCCGTGCGCGCCGGCGACGCTGGGCCTGAGCCAACTGCCGAGCGAGAGCCGTATGCATGTGTCGATCAACCCGGCCAGTCAGACCGCCGAGGAGGGGCGCCTATTCCAGACGATTGGCCTGGAGTTTACCGGTCCGGAGCGCGAACGGCTGGCCCTGGCGGTGGAGAGCGATGGCGTGTTTGCCCACTGGCGGGGTGGCCTGGCGCCGATCGGCGGTGAGCGCCGTCTGGCGACCTGGCGCCCGCAGCCCTGGACGCTGCCGCGCTGCCCCGACGGGCTGCGCCAACGCATCATGCGCGAGCGCGCCTGCCGCCTGATCCTGCTGACGCCTGCGTTTTTCGCGCAAGGCTACCGCCCTACGGAGCTGCTCAACGAGCGCGAAGGCGTGCGTCCACAACTGGTCGCGGCGGCAGTGCCGCGCCCGCAGGTGGTCTCCGGTTGGGATCTGCGGATCGACCGGCCCAAACCAAGCCGGCGGCTGGCAGCGGCGGGCAGTGTCTATTTCCTCAAGCTCGCTGCCGACAGCGACGCGGCGATCGGGCGCTGGATCGATGCCATCTGGATGCAGAACGTGAGCGATGACGCACAGGCCTGCCGCGACGGGTTCGGCCTCGCCGCATTAGGAACCTGGGACGGTCAGCCGCTGCCCATGGAGGTGCAAGCATGA
- the cas10 gene encoding type III-B CRISPR-associated protein Cas10/Cmr2, protein MGQWLFLATLGPVQEFIAAARRTRDLWFGSWWLSELSRVAAATVRENGGKLIFPGTDPAQAGQSSFANKILAVLDRDPAELGERVQQAVAERQAQLWVDAQARIKGRLADEPALAQIQDLPEVYWAAVPLPDHSAYAEARRAVEALMAARKATRDFAPVTWGDAVPKSSIDGQRESVIPEDAYPQGLGDPQRRSKIDALYEQYRAGPAERLSGVDLLKRHARPESMQPSFSSTADVAVRTLLRRLETLDRSVAQQAWQTYLHALKTLAGTARLAEERARREAHWLLEHYDGGLLLESRVGELFDDDAQARQQALAALADFYRAVRCDRPQPYYAILVADGDRMGATIDNQSSMEAHQDLSQRQSHFAQAARAIVQNHDGSLVYAGGDDVLALLPLHTVLQCARELHRRFEEIINPPGQPPRFTDGHGAPPTLSVGIAIVHYIEPLGDALALARAAERVAKRVPDKNALAITLSKRSGADITVQGRWGELDTRLEQFVILHRLDALPDGAAFQLRDLAERLTPKQGQPTLPSQAALAEAKRIIGRKQPRRGQDEKLADATRQAIYSALAAGHGHALATIRVVADELIVARLLASAADLAGLPLQGA, encoded by the coding sequence ATGGGGCAATGGCTCTTTTTAGCGACACTTGGGCCGGTGCAGGAGTTCATCGCCGCTGCCCGGCGCACCCGTGACCTGTGGTTTGGCTCGTGGTGGTTGAGCGAGCTGTCGCGCGTGGCGGCAGCGACAGTTCGGGAGAACGGCGGCAAGCTGATCTTTCCGGGCACCGATCCGGCTCAGGCCGGGCAGTCCAGCTTTGCCAACAAAATCCTGGCGGTGCTCGACCGCGATCCTGCCGAGCTGGGCGAGCGCGTGCAGCAGGCGGTCGCCGAGCGCCAGGCTCAGCTCTGGGTCGATGCGCAAGCGCGGATCAAAGGGCGGCTCGCTGACGAGCCGGCGCTGGCACAGATCCAGGACCTGCCGGAGGTGTACTGGGCCGCCGTGCCCCTGCCCGACCACAGCGCGTATGCCGAGGCGCGGCGGGCGGTGGAAGCGCTGATGGCGGCGCGCAAAGCGACCCGCGATTTCGCGCCGGTGACGTGGGGGGATGCCGTGCCCAAGTCGTCGATCGACGGCCAGCGCGAGTCGGTCATCCCCGAGGATGCCTATCCTCAGGGCCTCGGCGATCCGCAGCGTCGTTCCAAGATCGATGCGCTCTACGAGCAGTATCGCGCCGGTCCAGCGGAACGGCTCTCCGGCGTCGATCTGCTGAAACGGCATGCGCGGCCCGAGAGCATGCAACCGAGCTTCTCCAGCACGGCGGATGTGGCGGTGCGAACCCTGCTGCGCCGCCTCGAAACGCTGGATCGCAGTGTGGCGCAGCAGGCCTGGCAAACCTATCTCCATGCGCTTAAGACGCTCGCGGGGACCGCGCGCCTGGCGGAGGAGCGCGCCCGTCGCGAGGCGCACTGGCTGCTTGAGCACTACGATGGCGGTCTGTTGCTGGAAAGCCGGGTCGGTGAGCTGTTCGATGATGACGCGCAGGCGCGGCAACAGGCGCTGGCGGCGCTGGCCGACTTTTACCGTGCGGTGAGGTGCGACCGTCCGCAGCCGTACTACGCCATCCTCGTCGCCGATGGCGACCGCATGGGCGCGACGATCGACAACCAGAGCAGTATGGAGGCCCACCAGGACCTTTCACAGCGGCAAAGCCACTTTGCCCAGGCAGCGCGTGCGATCGTACAGAACCACGACGGCAGTCTGGTGTACGCCGGTGGCGACGACGTGCTGGCGCTGCTGCCGCTGCACACGGTGCTCCAGTGCGCCCGCGAGCTGCACCGCCGCTTCGAGGAGATCATCAACCCGCCCGGCCAGCCGCCGCGCTTTACCGATGGCCACGGCGCACCGCCCACGCTGTCGGTCGGGATTGCCATTGTGCACTATATCGAACCGTTGGGCGATGCGTTAGCGCTGGCGCGCGCCGCGGAGCGGGTCGCCAAGCGCGTGCCCGACAAGAACGCGCTGGCGATCACCCTGAGCAAGCGCAGCGGCGCGGATATTACCGTGCAGGGGCGGTGGGGCGAGCTCGACACGCGCCTGGAGCAATTCGTCATTCTGCATCGCCTCGATGCGCTGCCGGATGGTGCGGCGTTTCAACTGCGCGACCTGGCGGAGCGCTTGACGCCCAAGCAGGGCCAGCCGACTCTTCCCTCCCAGGCGGCGTTGGCTGAGGCCAAGCGCATCATCGGGCGCAAACAGCCGCGCCGAGGGCAGGATGAGAAGTTGGCTGATGCGACGCGACAGGCCATCTATAGTGCCTTGGCCGCAGGTCATGGCCATGCGCTGGCGACGATCCGCGTCGTCGCTGACGAGCTGATCGTTGCACGTCTGCTCGCGAGCGCCGCTGACCTTGCCGGTCTGCCTCTGCAAGGAGCATGA
- a CDS encoding PD-(D/E)XK nuclease family protein codes for MATPRNDVYIYATWLAKLLAGTNSCEWAAWFKAHYANYERVPSGFDLAAWRRQHHALLLQVQRELFAYGGQTLLEEQCSFQLRGRSGIVLAGKPDLIHINGTTGVICDVKTGQPRESDRLQVMLYMWALPLARREFRNIVFEGMVVYRDQHVSIPAQAIDQQFGERLRTLIGRVGGDSAPVARPSRAECLFCDIAPTECTARFGAADEDDFLADF; via the coding sequence ATGGCCACACCGCGCAACGACGTCTACATCTACGCCACCTGGCTGGCGAAGCTCCTGGCCGGCACCAACTCGTGCGAGTGGGCTGCCTGGTTCAAAGCGCACTATGCCAACTACGAGCGGGTACCGAGTGGCTTCGATCTGGCAGCCTGGCGTCGCCAACACCATGCTCTGTTGCTTCAGGTACAGCGCGAGCTCTTCGCCTATGGCGGTCAGACGCTCTTGGAAGAGCAGTGCTCCTTTCAGCTCAGGGGCAGATCGGGCATCGTGCTGGCCGGCAAGCCGGATCTGATCCACATCAACGGCACGACCGGGGTGATCTGCGATGTCAAGACCGGCCAGCCACGCGAGTCGGACCGCCTGCAGGTCATGCTCTACATGTGGGCCTTGCCACTGGCGCGCAGGGAGTTTCGCAATATCGTCTTCGAGGGCATGGTGGTCTATCGCGATCAGCACGTCTCGATTCCGGCGCAGGCGATCGATCAACAGTTTGGCGAGCGTCTGCGGACACTGATCGGACGGGTCGGCGGCGACAGCGCGCCAGTGGCGCGGCCATCGCGCGCGGAGTGCCTGTTCTGCGATATTGCTCCGACGGAGTGCACGGCGCGCTTTGGCGCAGCGGATGAGGACGACTTCCTGGCCGATTTCTAG